The following proteins are co-located in the Pomacea canaliculata isolate SZHN2017 linkage group LG8, ASM307304v1, whole genome shotgun sequence genome:
- the LOC112571324 gene encoding cytochrome P450 3A43-like: protein MELNSLVNWILPVVLAVVILLLLYMYGTWTYTKWHKYNIPGPAPVPFLGNMIDIWKKGLFNASLDWRSKYGKTFGVYFMRDAMLLTNDIDILKEVFVKDFSNFSDRSQIPRRPLNYPINHSLPFENGDNWRRMRHTMTPTFSTSKLKLMGPYINRCCDNLSSALQRLSEKRELADVKRIFGAYTMDVIAGTGFGLKTDSLLDENNLFLKALTNMFQNTSSMSWRSVLLSLFPFLRRISNFSRLVKLLPSRYSLSTE, encoded by the exons GTACGGCACGTGGACGTACACAAAATGGCACAAGTATAATATTCCAGGACCAGCACCTGTCCCCTTTTTGGGAAACATGATTGATATTTGGAAGAAA GGCTTATTCAATGCTTCGCTTGACTGGAGGAGCAAGTATGGCAAAACATTCGG cGTCTACTTCATGCGTGACGCCATGCTGCTCACAAACGACATTGACATTCTAAAGGAGGTCTTCGTCAAAGATTTCTCTAATTTCTCAGATCGG TCACAGATTCCAAGGCGTCCTCTAAACTACCCGATTAACCACAGTCTGCCGTTTGAAAACGGAGACAACTGGCGGCGAATGCGTCACACCATGACACCAACATTCAGCACCAGCAAGCTGAAACTT ATGGGTCCCTACATCAACCGGTGCTGTGACAACCTCTCCAGCGCCTTGCAAAGACTCTCAGAGAAACGGGAACTTGCGGATGTGAAAAG AATATTCGGAGCCTACACCATGGACGTGATTGCTGGAACAGGCTTTGGCCTTAAAACTGACTCCTTGCTCGACGAAAATAATCTTTTCTTAAAAGCTCTGACAAACATGTTCCAAAACACTAGTAGTATGAGCTGGCGTTCTGTACTTCTGT CACTGTTTCCGTTCCTCCGCCGGATTTCCAACTTCTCCAGATTAGTGAAACTCCTTCCGAGTCGTTATTCACTGTCTACCGAATGA